Proteins co-encoded in one Dreissena polymorpha isolate Duluth1 chromosome 12, UMN_Dpol_1.0, whole genome shotgun sequence genomic window:
- the LOC127852205 gene encoding jerky protein homolog-like, whose product MESRKRKAYSIAEKLNVVDRLRSGEAQVSVSSDLNIAESTLRGWLKDEEKLRSSLAGMDCESSKRKRQRTAKDTQLEKAVIDWFNQERSEGTTLSGPIVQGQAKAFHQMIHGDGAGGFEGSNGWLRNFKSRHDIHEVRIRGEQRSADETAAAEYPPILKKIIDEGQYTPEQIYNADETGLYFKMLPDRTLAKRSDEQKTLGFKQAKNRLTILLCTNSTGTHKLPPLVIGKFAKPRCFHHLNMETLPVVYANSANAWMTSAIFEDWFHRHFVTAVRRHLRQQRLPTKALLLLDNCGAHPKTLASKDRKIVISFLPKNTTSKIQPMDMGIIANSKRMYRRHLVKSITARGDLSLPEFLKRRTIKEAIYMFASAWEEVSRQSIHGCWRRALGEAIVTSDDADDSDEEFEGFSAADVSRAFGVSDTDIEEWLNVDEDLPTTAHLTDNEIVANATSQCTEAEESADEDEDQEMEPVPALSSVVQGLELGLRWLETSSNGTAAQTCHLRNIIAMARAAARDSCKQRKLTDFFHSHSD is encoded by the coding sequence ATGGAATCAAGAAAACGAAAGGCGTACAGTATTGCGGAGAAGTTGAATGTTGTTGATCGGTTACGTAGCGGAGAAGCGCAGGTCTCAGTCTCCAGTGACCTCAACATCGCTGAATCAACCCTACGAGGATGGTTGAAGGATGAGGAGAAACTGCGGTCCAGTCTGGCAGGCATGGACTGTGAAAGCTCAAAGCGGAAACGCCAGCGTACCGCTAAAGATACCCAGCTGGAAAAAGCCGTGATTGACTGGTTCAACCAGGAGCGGAGCGAGGGCACCACTCTATCGGGGCCAATCGTTCAAGGTCAAGCTAAGGCTTTCCACCAGATGATCCACGGTGATGGAGCTGGGGGTTTCGAGGGTAGCAACGGTTGGCTACGGAACTTCAAAAGCCGGCACGACATCCATGAAGTCCGTATCCGAGGGGAGCAGCGATCTGCCGACGAAACGGCAGCAGCCGAGTACCCGCCGATTCTAAAGAAAATTATCGATGAAGGCCAGTACACTCCGGAGCAGATATACAACGCCGACGAGACGGGTCTATACTTCAAGATGCTGCCGGATCGAACACTAGCGAAGCGAAGTGATGAACAGAAAACGCTTGGATTCAAGCAGGCCAAGAACCGTCTGACTATATTACTGTGCACCAACAGTACAGGCACGCATAAGCTCCCGCCTCTGGTCATTGGCAAGTTCGCTAAGCCCAGATGTTTTCACCATCTCAACATGGAGACGCTACCAGTGGTGTACGCCAACAGCGCTAACGCATGGATGACGTCAGCGATCTTCGAGGATTGGTTTCACCGGCACTTCGTTACAGCCGTCCGCCGTCACCTGCGCCAACAGCGGCTCCCTACAAAGGCGCTTCTACTCCTGGACAACTGTGGGGCCCACCCCAAGACATTGGCATCTAAGGATAGGAAGATCGTCATATCCTTCTTGCCGAAGAACACTACGTCAAAGATACAGCCGATGGATATGGGAATCATTGCGAATTCCAAACGCATGTACCGTCGCCATCTCGTGAAGTCGATCACCGCAAGGGGCGACCTCAGTCTCCCAGAATTTCTGAAAAGGCGAACGATCAAGGAGGCCATATACATGTTTGCCAGCGCCTGGGAAGAGGTGTCCAGACAGAGCATTCATGGCTGCTGGCGCAGGGCCTTAGGGGAGGCGATCGTCACCTCCGATGACGCCGACGACAGCGACGAGGAGTTCGAGGGTTTTAGCGCGGCTGACGTAAGCAGAGCGTTTGGGGTCTCTGACACTGACATTGAAGAGTGGCTGAACGTCGACGAAGACCTGCCGACCACAGCCCATTTGACTGACAACGAGATCGTGGCAAACGCGACAAGTCAGTGTACGGAGGCAGAGGAGAGCGCCGACGAAGACGAGGATCAGGAAATGGAACCGGTACCTGCCTTGTCGTCAGTCGTGCAAGGCCTCGAGCTAGGTCTACGATGGCTGGAGACCAGCTCAAACGGAACGGCAGCGCAGACTTGTCATCTGCGGAACATAATAGCCATGGCACGAGCAGCAGCCCGAGACTCGTGCAAACAGAGAAAATTGACTGACTTCTTCCACAGCCACAGTGATTAA